From the Leptospira sp. WS60.C2 genome, one window contains:
- the rodA gene encoding rod shape-determining protein RodA, translating into MAERNTEKLDYFLIFSVVLVAMAGVLTLYTQEANTADGLGRWYKQFSFVFVGLIAMWFMSRINYQLIGSYALFIYLFSIFLLILTLIPGIGYLPSGRGARSWLKLGPITLQASEFSKLATVILLGQYLVMKEKEMHKITVLIIPFIICLVPMLFIILQPDFGTAVSFLPMLFTMLYLGGADILHVGSLLTFGGISLMVPMYLAYSQLTLIQPLIDLLRKDNKTELVSLVNQLQGKIWLILDGKKVSGVNLPGIENPKNLQMIREAAEIVKDEYASVGYKILSNEAFMFGLGGTLAIISLVMIFIRIARGSRHLRNYYITIGILGLSVLSAIAVHKSIPFRENQVIRLTAFLNPDQFKQGAGYQLRASKPAVGSGKVFGKGLFHGEMTEGRVPHVPESGTDFIFASWAEQTGFFGSVLLLFFLMSIPLRGLQISFESKDRFGSLLAAGIVAMIFFHIAINVGIVIGLLPVTGVPLTFMSYGGSHLVMAMTAVGIILSIKKRKFAN; encoded by the coding sequence ATGGCTGAACGTAATACAGAAAAATTAGATTATTTTTTGATCTTCTCCGTTGTGTTAGTCGCAATGGCAGGAGTCCTTACTCTTTACACACAAGAAGCAAATACTGCCGATGGACTTGGACGATGGTACAAACAATTTTCGTTTGTCTTTGTTGGTCTGATTGCTATGTGGTTTATGTCGAGGATCAATTACCAATTGATTGGTTCTTATGCTCTTTTCATTTACCTATTCTCTATCTTTCTTTTGATCTTAACACTTATACCTGGAATTGGTTATCTTCCTTCTGGGCGAGGTGCGAGATCTTGGTTAAAACTTGGCCCCATCACTTTACAAGCCTCTGAATTCTCTAAATTGGCTACAGTGATACTACTTGGTCAATACCTAGTGATGAAAGAAAAGGAAATGCACAAAATTACTGTTTTGATCATACCGTTTATCATCTGTTTGGTTCCAATGTTATTCATTATCTTGCAGCCAGACTTTGGAACGGCAGTTTCCTTTTTACCCATGTTATTTACGATGTTGTATTTAGGTGGTGCGGATATTCTTCATGTTGGATCACTTCTAACCTTTGGTGGAATTTCCCTCATGGTTCCAATGTATTTAGCATACTCACAACTCACGCTCATCCAACCTCTCATTGATTTACTTCGCAAAGATAATAAAACTGAACTTGTTTCTCTTGTGAACCAACTCCAAGGAAAGATTTGGCTGATCTTAGATGGAAAAAAAGTTTCAGGCGTGAACCTTCCGGGTATCGAAAATCCAAAGAACTTACAAATGATTAGGGAAGCGGCTGAAATTGTGAAAGATGAGTATGCAAGTGTAGGATATAAAATTTTATCCAATGAAGCCTTTATGTTTGGTTTGGGTGGAACACTTGCGATTATCAGTCTTGTGATGATCTTTATCAGAATTGCTCGTGGTTCGAGACATCTTAGAAATTATTATATTACTATCGGTATCCTTGGACTTTCTGTTTTATCCGCAATTGCGGTACACAAATCGATTCCTTTCCGCGAAAACCAAGTGATCCGACTCACCGCCTTTTTAAATCCAGACCAGTTCAAACAAGGGGCAGGTTACCAACTCCGTGCTTCCAAACCGGCAGTCGGTTCCGGAAAGGTATTCGGAAAAGGACTTTTCCATGGAGAGATGACAGAAGGAAGAGTCCCTCATGTTCCGGAATCGGGAACAGACTTTATTTTTGCGTCTTGGGCAGAACAAACAGGTTTTTTTGGAAGTGTACTGTTACTTTTCTTTTTGATGTCCATTCCACTAAGAGGTTTACAAATTAGTTTTGAAAGTAAGGATCGTTTTGGTTCCCTACTTGCAGCAGGAATTGTCGCAATGATTTTTTTCCACATAGCGATTAACGTGGGTATTGTGATTGGACTTCTCCCTGTAACAGGTGTTCCGCTGACTTTTATGAGTTATGGTGGTTCCCATTTGGTGATGGCAATGACAGCTGTTGGAATCATTTTATCCATCAAAAAACGTAAGTTTGCGAACTAA
- a CDS encoding PAS domain-containing protein, whose protein sequence is MYVDITDRKRIEADLIASKDQYLSIVNNIPSITYRCKFDSDWTMLFISAQVDCITGYSADELLHNSEISYGILIHKEDQELVTRVVEEAIANNAPWVIEYRVRHKDDNLRWVYKKATAIKDTTGQVQHLDNLFVGQEQMWILQSVKCSNRKSLNSKKLCFGNTRRKSI, encoded by the coding sequence ATGTATGTAGATATCACCGACCGTAAAAGAATAGAAGCGGATCTGATTGCAAGTAAAGACCAATACCTATCAATTGTAAACAATATCCCTAGCATTACTTACCGTTGTAAATTCGACAGTGATTGGACGATGTTGTTTATTTCGGCACAGGTCGATTGCATTACTGGGTATTCGGCAGACGAGTTGCTTCATAACTCAGAAATATCGTATGGCATTTTGATTCATAAGGAAGATCAGGAACTTGTGACTAGAGTCGTAGAAGAGGCAATAGCAAACAATGCTCCCTGGGTGATCGAATATCGTGTGCGTCATAAAGATGATAATCTTCGCTGGGTTTATAAAAAAGCGACTGCCATTAAAGATACTACAGGCCAGGTGCAGCATCTGGACAACCTGTTCGTTGGACAGGAACAAATGTGGATATTACAGAGCGTAAAATGTTCGAACAGGAAATCCTTAAACAGCAAGAAACTTTGCTTCGGCAATACGAGAAGGAAAAGCATTTGA
- a CDS encoding bifunctional riboflavin kinase/FAD synthetase, producing MKIIRSLESIQNEFPKGSSLTLGNFDGIHVGHQTLLLRTVEKAKELGIPSVVVTYFPNPAVVLGKKPNFKYLSSESEKEELICGFGIDYLIVLDFTISLSKMSAEDFLEKIMMNTLHAKHIVIGYNHFFGAERRGDFTLLDNYKAKYGYTVELREAVLKKDSKISSSLIRGFLDKGEMEEAKILLGRNYHISGTVMEGAKRGRTIGFPTANLRVPNDKLLPSVGVYACFVKFNGKDHKGMVNIGFNPTFDGLGLHVEVNIFDFDGNLYGKEIELEMVKKIRDEQKFSGIDALKNQLTKDRETSLRVLQL from the coding sequence TTGAAAATTATTCGCTCTTTAGAATCGATCCAAAATGAATTCCCAAAAGGCTCTTCCTTGACACTTGGAAATTTTGACGGTATTCATGTTGGTCACCAAACACTTTTGTTACGGACAGTGGAAAAAGCAAAAGAACTTGGGATACCTTCTGTTGTCGTTACCTACTTTCCAAACCCGGCTGTTGTCCTGGGAAAAAAACCAAATTTCAAATACCTTTCTTCTGAATCGGAAAAGGAAGAACTCATTTGCGGTTTTGGAATCGACTACCTCATTGTTTTAGATTTTACAATCTCTCTTTCGAAAATGTCCGCGGAAGATTTTTTAGAAAAGATCATGATGAACACCTTGCATGCAAAACACATCGTGATTGGTTATAATCATTTTTTTGGTGCTGAAAGACGTGGCGATTTTACACTGCTCGACAATTACAAAGCTAAGTATGGTTATACGGTAGAACTTAGAGAAGCCGTTTTAAAAAAAGACAGTAAAATTTCATCTTCACTCATTCGAGGGTTTCTCGACAAGGGAGAAATGGAAGAGGCAAAAATCCTACTTGGACGAAACTATCATATTTCAGGCACCGTTATGGAAGGAGCCAAACGTGGCCGAACCATCGGGTTTCCTACTGCCAATCTTCGAGTTCCAAATGATAAACTTCTCCCTTCCGTAGGTGTGTACGCCTGTTTTGTGAAATTCAATGGGAAAGACCACAAAGGAATGGTAAACATCGGGTTTAATCCCACCTTTGATGGGTTAGGTTTGCATGTGGAAGTGAATATTTTTGATTTTGATGGAAATTTGTACGGAAAAGAAATTGAATTGGAAATGGTAAAAAAAATTCGCGATGAACAAAAGTTCAGCGGAATCGATGCTTTAAAAAACCAACTTACCAAAGATAGAGAAACAAGCTTACGAGTTTTGCAATTATAG
- a CDS encoding STAS domain-containing protein, whose protein sequence is MEINLKKNADAFVISISGSLDIYTSLDFKNFLETNIPNQPTSNLHVIINLEKLNYIDSSGIGMLIKQLNYVQELQGKFSIANMKPAIEKVFKVAGLTSYFQTISEDEYREKYAV, encoded by the coding sequence ATGGAAATAAATCTGAAAAAGAATGCAGACGCTTTTGTGATCAGCATTTCAGGAAGTTTGGATATATACACTTCCTTGGATTTCAAGAACTTCCTCGAAACCAATATTCCAAACCAACCAACTTCAAACCTGCATGTCATCATCAATTTAGAAAAATTGAATTATATTGACTCGTCTGGAATTGGAATGCTCATCAAACAGCTGAATTATGTCCAAGAATTGCAGGGAAAGTTCTCCATTGCTAACATGAAACCAGCCATTGAGAAGGTATTCAAAGTTGCAGGGCTTACGAGTTATTTCCAAACCATTAGTGAGGACGAATACCGCGAAAAATACGCGGTGTAG
- the mreD gene encoding rod shape-determining protein MreD has translation MILDKLFIIIGMLLAHFLNGSNVFELGNAIRPDFMVIFVVFFALRKGPMYGLWLGFFGGLLTDTALGGEIGGDNIVYYKIGLHSFSYAIIGYIVGKVLRSSYTENYISITIYVLGLTFVSRLITYLLFLMFFHSNHSYSFLYVSLYNAFLGPALFFLFSWAYRLDGDEVRQ, from the coding sequence ATGATTTTAGATAAGTTATTCATTATCATTGGGATGTTACTCGCTCATTTTTTGAATGGTTCGAATGTGTTTGAATTAGGAAATGCAATCCGTCCCGATTTTATGGTGATTTTTGTTGTGTTTTTTGCACTCCGAAAAGGACCCATGTATGGACTATGGCTTGGGTTCTTCGGTGGGCTTCTCACTGACACGGCACTTGGTGGTGAAATTGGTGGAGACAATATTGTTTATTACAAAATTGGACTTCATTCATTTTCCTATGCAATCATCGGTTATATTGTTGGAAAAGTGCTTAGAAGTTCTTATACAGAAAACTATATTTCCATCACGATCTATGTTTTGGGACTTACGTTTGTATCAAGACTCATTACATATTTACTCTTTCTCATGTTTTTCCATTCCAACCATAGTTATTCCTTTTTGTATGTATCTCTCTATAATGCCTTCCTAGGGCCTGCATTATTCTTTTTATTCTCATGGGCATATCGATTGGATGGAGATGAGGTAAGGCAATGA
- a CDS encoding methyl-accepting chemotaxis protein, protein MKKPQSLQHRIFSLYLLQSGFIFFLASIQLYISFHDLKTFHSVSKRVEISSELIRGLVDLSLERSVSQIGLNLEEPLPDQYRELISLQRQKGNAKIKIAIQKWREIDTESSQKPIQKIEKILLELESYRKEVDKAIVLPKGKREPEFIKKFPFIFPNALESLEAERIHLQIVSNSKKIEGLLSIARLAWQIREMSGRERTYWAIAVLNKKSPTLAEKERILSLQNITKQLWNQLSILIQKDPNVFGIQSSYQKAELLHKNQHEVAMETLSIQLETNRELPTFESFFETTQQALLSVENLCNMANDEMLKETKQELYWHIFEIASVIFFSLLSFVFGFLFMKRLKSNTIDRISLASRSLYQLTLGNFEAKIETTENDTEEVCNLMKVLSLFAESLQKKHLISEKVKSSSHVIEVKTEDLLKVSSDQSLESDRISASMEEVSRNVERISEMIEMNTSRFQVVKELKETLEKELAEVVRSLSTTQNQFISLNELSHASQKSIQQLFSSFEKVEASSDEMSQVLELIQGISEQIQLLSLNASIEAARAGIHGRGFAVVASEVAKLATRTEESISNITSLIEINAKEIQNGRANITKVDLTMEQSHNSIDSLSHNLETLKDVIHMQIQTSRKMNENLMEFETLMQSVKEASSLEKSVVQKVTNSLHSFYKSLKNAVDANNQISLEIKELSKTASRLD, encoded by the coding sequence ATGAAAAAACCACAAAGCTTGCAACATCGTATCTTCAGCCTTTACCTCTTGCAATCTGGCTTCATTTTTTTTTTAGCATCTATCCAATTATACATATCATTCCATGACTTAAAAACATTTCATTCTGTATCGAAAAGAGTTGAAATTTCAAGTGAGTTAATCCGAGGCCTTGTTGATCTTTCCTTAGAAAGAAGTGTGAGCCAAATTGGGTTAAATTTGGAAGAGCCACTTCCAGATCAGTATCGGGAGCTCATTTCCTTGCAAAGGCAAAAAGGGAATGCAAAGATCAAAATTGCAATTCAAAAATGGAGAGAAATCGATACAGAATCTTCCCAGAAACCAATTCAAAAGATTGAAAAGATCCTGTTAGAATTGGAATCCTATCGAAAGGAAGTCGACAAGGCAATTGTCCTCCCTAAAGGAAAAAGAGAGCCTGAATTCATTAAAAAATTTCCATTTATTTTTCCCAATGCTTTGGAAAGTTTAGAGGCAGAGAGAATCCATTTACAAATCGTATCTAATTCTAAGAAGATTGAAGGACTACTATCGATTGCAAGATTGGCTTGGCAGATACGAGAAATGTCAGGAAGGGAGCGCACATATTGGGCGATTGCAGTCTTAAATAAAAAAAGTCCCACGCTTGCAGAAAAGGAACGAATTCTCTCCCTCCAAAATATTACGAAACAATTGTGGAATCAACTTAGCATCTTAATCCAGAAAGATCCAAATGTATTTGGAATTCAGTCTTCTTATCAAAAAGCTGAGCTCTTGCATAAAAATCAACATGAAGTTGCTATGGAAACACTTTCGATTCAACTTGAGACAAATCGTGAATTGCCAACCTTTGAGTCATTCTTTGAAACTACCCAACAAGCACTTTTGTCAGTAGAAAATCTATGCAACATGGCAAATGATGAAATGTTAAAGGAGACGAAACAAGAGTTATATTGGCATATTTTTGAAATTGCGTCCGTGATTTTCTTTTCTCTTCTAAGTTTTGTCTTCGGTTTCCTGTTTATGAAGAGGTTAAAATCAAATACAATCGATCGCATTAGTCTTGCTTCTCGCTCATTATACCAACTAACTTTGGGCAATTTTGAGGCAAAAATAGAAACAACAGAAAATGATACAGAAGAAGTATGTAATTTAATGAAAGTACTTAGTTTGTTTGCGGAAAGCCTTCAGAAGAAACATCTGATTTCTGAAAAGGTAAAATCGTCAAGCCATGTAATTGAAGTTAAAACAGAAGATCTTCTGAAGGTAAGTTCCGATCAAAGTTTGGAATCCGATCGTATTTCTGCATCGATGGAAGAAGTTAGTAGAAATGTCGAAAGAATTTCCGAGATGATTGAAATGAACACTTCTCGATTTCAAGTTGTAAAAGAGCTAAAAGAAACCTTGGAAAAGGAGCTTGCTGAAGTCGTGAGGTCTTTGAGTACAACACAAAATCAATTTATATCTTTGAATGAACTTTCACATGCTAGCCAAAAATCGATCCAGCAATTATTCTCTTCGTTTGAAAAAGTGGAAGCGAGCTCTGACGAGATGAGCCAAGTATTAGAACTGATACAGGGAATTTCTGAACAGATCCAATTACTTTCGCTGAATGCTTCAATAGAAGCGGCAAGGGCCGGTATCCATGGAAGAGGTTTTGCTGTTGTTGCAAGTGAAGTGGCAAAGTTAGCAACTAGAACCGAAGAATCAATATCGAATATCACATCCCTCATAGAAATTAATGCAAAAGAAATTCAAAATGGCAGAGCGAATATAACCAAAGTCGATCTTACAATGGAACAATCACATAATAGCATCGATTCACTCTCTCATAATTTGGAAACACTTAAAGATGTGATCCATATGCAAATCCAAACAAGTCGAAAAATGAATGAAAACTTGATGGAGTTTGAAACATTAATGCAATCTGTAAAAGAAGCATCTAGTCTGGAAAAGAGTGTTGTACAGAAAGTGACCAATTCCCTCCATTCTTTTTATAAATCTTTAAAAAATGCAGTTGATGCCAATAACCAGATTTCCCTAGAGATTAAAGAATTATCAAAAACGGCTTCTCGATTGGATTGA
- the mreC gene encoding rod shape-determining protein MreC has translation MKWNRNHNNDELFSLLFVFLFSFTSLIWNGNFMVRGIASFQGVGDFFSGSFDSFGSLIKSSYNKLESFERVREERDSCLNVMEEYRQLSKDVDRLKAENAILRQELNFPLRSEYPSVRAEVLSVRLNAIYRTIIINKGSESGIKPYMPVVARALDEKGKFTEALVGKIIAVSKGSAVIQPIINSNFSMGVSIPGTNLWASLNGNSGRGTDVLLDYIDSGIVIDPKAIGNFPMGPNPPPTNANTMFTEGFSKIGKAVYSSGGSGVFPPGIPVGTIIEEGPRNGSFKTAILRPFVEFDNLLHVIVLKKLPEKWREEWPAEKTIQIEGPYFGEIDFPKEKDYNKKEKKQGTQGFGGPNFGTQNTGRTTSNPSSPSEVTPAPSPSPQTMEGPKEVNP, from the coding sequence ATGAAGTGGAATCGTAACCATAATAATGACGAATTGTTCTCCCTACTTTTCGTATTCCTGTTTTCCTTTACCTCCCTAATTTGGAATGGCAACTTCATGGTAAGAGGGATTGCCAGCTTTCAGGGTGTAGGCGACTTTTTCTCTGGGTCCTTTGATTCCTTTGGATCTCTCATCAAAAGTAGCTATAATAAACTCGAGTCTTTCGAACGCGTCAGAGAAGAGCGCGATTCTTGTTTAAACGTCATGGAAGAGTACCGCCAGCTCTCGAAAGATGTGGATCGGCTCAAAGCAGAAAATGCAATCCTAAGACAAGAGCTAAACTTTCCACTTAGATCCGAATATCCATCGGTTCGTGCAGAAGTTCTTAGCGTCCGTTTAAATGCAATTTATAGAACCATCATCATTAACAAAGGTTCTGAATCAGGAATCAAACCGTATATGCCCGTCGTAGCACGTGCGTTAGATGAAAAGGGCAAATTCACAGAAGCTTTAGTTGGAAAAATCATAGCTGTTTCAAAAGGTTCAGCTGTTATCCAACCAATTATCAATTCTAACTTTTCTATGGGAGTATCCATTCCAGGGACCAATTTGTGGGCATCTCTCAATGGAAACAGTGGTCGTGGAACGGATGTTTTGCTAGATTATATTGATTCGGGAATCGTGATTGATCCGAAAGCGATTGGTAATTTTCCCATGGGACCGAATCCCCCACCAACAAATGCGAACACAATGTTTACGGAAGGATTTAGTAAAATCGGAAAAGCTGTTTATAGTTCTGGTGGATCTGGCGTTTTCCCACCAGGGATTCCTGTTGGAACGATCATTGAAGAAGGCCCACGGAATGGATCTTTTAAAACTGCCATCTTACGTCCGTTTGTTGAATTTGATAACCTTTTACATGTGATTGTATTGAAGAAGTTACCTGAAAAATGGCGAGAAGAGTGGCCTGCAGAAAAAACAATCCAAATCGAAGGCCCATACTTTGGTGAAATTGATTTCCCAAAAGAAAAAGATTACAATAAAAAAGAGAAAAAACAAGGAACCCAAGGATTTGGAGGACCAAATTTTGGTACACAGAATACAGGTCGTACCACTTCCAATCCTTCTTCACCATCAGAGGTGACTCCAGCTCCGTCCCCTTCTCCCCAAACAATGGAAGGACCTAAGGAGGTGAACCCATGA
- a CDS encoding helix-turn-helix transcriptional regulator: protein MPSKKESFLYPIWEKLEANLSKEFALNELAFFSTYSPWHFHRLFSQFQSENVKDYVRRLRLEKAAFEIKTTSYPILEIALETGYTSQEAFTKAFRKTLGMTPAAYRKKFQTKQRNLGGLESLKMFGIEREDICIKKISSFHLLYKRHIGPYEEMPGFPKDLTFLKPFEPYLAKYNQTCTDQKWIGIS, encoded by the coding sequence TTGCCTTCCAAGAAAGAATCATTCTTATATCCGATCTGGGAAAAATTAGAAGCTAATCTTTCCAAAGAATTTGCACTAAATGAATTAGCATTTTTTTCTACCTATTCTCCTTGGCATTTTCATCGATTGTTTTCTCAATTTCAGTCGGAAAATGTTAAGGACTATGTTAGGCGACTACGATTAGAAAAAGCTGCCTTTGAAATCAAAACTACCTCGTATCCGATTTTAGAGATCGCTCTAGAAACGGGTTATACCAGCCAAGAGGCATTTACAAAAGCATTCAGAAAGACCTTGGGAATGACTCCAGCTGCCTATAGAAAGAAATTTCAAACAAAACAAAGGAACTTGGGTGGTTTAGAGTCATTAAAAATGTTTGGGATCGAGAGAGAAGATATTTGTATAAAAAAGATTTCTTCATTCCATCTGCTTTACAAACGACACATCGGACCATATGAAGAGATGCCTGGATTTCCTAAGGATTTAACATTTTTAAAACCATTTGAACCATATTTGGCAAAATACAATCAAACCTGCACAGATCAAAAATGGATTGGTATTTCGTAG
- the mrdA gene encoding penicillin-binding protein 2, whose translation MSQSASEFRLEASFRKRLYFFTGMIVFTLTAYILQLFNLQIVQGSENSLKAERFVRRSESIPADRGNIFDRNFLTPETSQPLVSNSASLDVILNTSLLKNDAKKVKEFIYKFCEALSIPIVYYEKELQESRLIKKIRSREPFVLLEGISREQQERILVLDNINRYVYLVSSPARVYHMGPALSHVTGYVGKPTTSDLQEKEIKTYQLIGKGGIESLYDTTLRGQDGFRIQKRNTEGNIEEERVIEHAVPGNNLILTIDRDMQIAAYKALKGVRGTVLAIKATTGEVLAMASNPAYDPNILSGKNKLERSNHFTRVTNNGGFLNLAIQSRFPPASTFKTLVGLAAMESEHKINFDPKQTFSCPASFTLKSTFKGVPDQVFYNWDKKNHGDLNLAQALEKSNSVYFYQLGYKLGAEPILAYSRLFGLDKKTGIDLPGETTGFIPSSDWKKRTYGNKWFDGDTVNLSIGQGFISVTPIEMALFYMAVVNNGKIYKPYIVSEIRSPLDNSLIQKTEPTILRDIPLKKSTVEALKEGLYLVGYSGTASGVLNSPSLPEIAGKTGTAQTRRRGASSSNHAWFIGYAPVNAPPEKQILVAAFVEYGVGGAASAAPAAREVFKAAFPPGSFPRTDRSRAKTMEEEAPVEQEAF comes from the coding sequence ATGAGCCAATCGGCATCTGAGTTTCGTTTAGAAGCAAGTTTTCGGAAACGATTGTATTTTTTTACCGGGATGATTGTATTTACGTTAACCGCGTATATTTTACAATTATTTAACTTACAAATTGTACAAGGAAGTGAAAACTCTCTAAAAGCCGAACGTTTTGTTCGTCGAAGTGAATCTATTCCCGCTGACCGAGGTAATATCTTTGATCGAAATTTTTTAACACCAGAAACAAGCCAACCACTTGTCTCCAATTCTGCATCTCTTGATGTGATTTTAAATACAAGTTTACTCAAAAACGATGCAAAAAAAGTAAAAGAATTCATATACAAATTTTGTGAGGCCCTCTCGATTCCAATCGTTTATTACGAAAAAGAATTACAAGAATCTCGCCTAATCAAAAAAATTCGGTCAAGAGAACCTTTTGTATTACTCGAAGGAATATCCAGAGAACAACAGGAAAGAATCTTGGTATTAGATAATATCAATCGGTATGTGTATCTTGTTTCTTCGCCTGCACGTGTTTACCATATGGGTCCAGCCTTATCACATGTGACGGGTTATGTGGGAAAACCTACGACGAGTGACCTGCAAGAAAAAGAAATAAAAACCTATCAATTGATTGGAAAAGGAGGGATTGAATCCCTCTATGACACAACACTCCGCGGCCAAGACGGATTTCGCATTCAAAAACGAAATACCGAAGGCAACATCGAAGAAGAACGTGTCATCGAACACGCTGTCCCAGGAAACAACTTAATCCTAACCATTGACAGAGATATGCAAATTGCTGCCTACAAGGCTCTAAAAGGTGTGCGTGGAACCGTCCTTGCAATCAAAGCAACAACTGGTGAAGTTCTGGCGATGGCTTCCAATCCTGCATATGACCCGAATATTTTATCAGGAAAAAACAAACTCGAACGATCCAACCATTTTACACGTGTTACAAATAACGGTGGGTTTCTAAATTTAGCAATTCAATCAAGGTTTCCACCAGCATCCACGTTTAAAACTTTGGTGGGTCTTGCTGCGATGGAAAGTGAACACAAGATCAATTTTGATCCAAAACAGACCTTTTCTTGTCCCGCCAGTTTTACCTTAAAGTCTACTTTCAAAGGGGTACCTGACCAAGTATTTTATAACTGGGACAAAAAAAACCACGGTGATTTAAATTTGGCACAAGCCTTGGAAAAATCTAACTCAGTGTATTTTTACCAACTTGGTTATAAATTAGGAGCAGAACCAATTCTCGCCTATTCTCGGTTATTTGGTCTAGATAAAAAAACTGGAATCGACCTTCCAGGAGAAACAACAGGCTTTATCCCAAGTTCTGATTGGAAAAAAAGAACTTATGGAAACAAATGGTTCGATGGTGACACTGTGAACTTATCCATTGGACAAGGTTTTATCTCTGTCACGCCTATTGAGATGGCATTGTTTTATATGGCAGTGGTGAACAATGGAAAAATTTATAAACCATACATTGTGTCCGAAATTAGAAGCCCACTCGATAATTCTCTCATTCAAAAAACAGAACCTACCATTTTAAGAGACATCCCACTTAAAAAATCCACTGTCGAAGCTTTGAAAGAAGGATTATATTTAGTGGGATATTCAGGAACTGCATCAGGTGTTCTCAATTCACCAAGTTTACCCGAAATTGCAGGTAAAACAGGAACAGCGCAAACGAGACGAAGGGGAGCCTCCTCTTCAAACCATGCTTGGTTCATTGGATACGCACCTGTTAATGCACCACCCGAAAAACAGATATTAGTTGCTGCATTCGTCGAGTATGGTGTTGGTGGTGCGGCTTCTGCAGCACCTGCAGCACGTGAAGTATTCAAAGCGGCATTCCCACCAGGTTCTTTCCCAAGAACTGACAGATCCCGTGCGAAGACAATGGAAGAAGAAGCACCAGTGGAACAAGAGGCATTTTAA
- a CDS encoding VOC family protein produces MNPIIKTAGIIQIGIITEKLTESKEFFQKWLGWQVKFESDWFLLLSHPEKVDREIAFMLPNQTAVRKPYFQNAYTGQGIWLIIESEEIETLYEQMVKAGAPIDLPITEEEWGDIHFTMIDPNGIGLDFVQMRS; encoded by the coding sequence ATGAATCCAATCATAAAAACAGCAGGGATCATCCAAATCGGTATCATTACCGAAAAATTGACAGAATCGAAGGAGTTTTTCCAAAAATGGCTTGGCTGGCAAGTTAAGTTTGAATCGGATTGGTTCCTTCTTTTGTCACATCCCGAAAAAGTAGATCGAGAGATTGCGTTTATGTTGCCTAACCAAACAGCCGTAAGAAAACCATATTTTCAAAATGCCTATACTGGTCAGGGGATTTGGCTCATCATCGAATCAGAAGAGATTGAGACACTCTATGAGCAAATGGTGAAAGCTGGAGCGCCAATCGATCTTCCCATCACCGAAGAAGAATGGGGCGATATACATTTTACAATGATCGATCCTAATGGAATCGGTCTTGACTTCGTGCAAATGAGAAGCTAA
- a CDS encoding DnaJ domain-containing protein encodes MPPQNINLYEVLEIPFGATTEEVKSSFRRLAKLYHPDNPITGSYAKFQTIHFAYQTLTGIHRRQYDEEFKKNYAKAFLKRKLEEHPIILPVSRVRFTTGIIDLAKRGLMRKGFRNKDRRKVTGIDYDLVIDLKESETNRPVIVVIPLTVRIVCRDCMGSDPHCPACNGRGSYKGYRKLNVEFPVSTLIPSKIFEFDLSKFRPDSFTHFKKKNLRVKLLVHKNIPLRTKTAV; translated from the coding sequence ATGCCACCTCAAAACATTAATCTATACGAAGTACTAGAAATTCCATTTGGAGCAACGACGGAAGAAGTAAAGTCTTCCTTCCGTCGTCTCGCAAAACTTTACCATCCTGATAATCCCATCACGGGTTCGTATGCAAAGTTTCAAACAATCCATTTTGCTTACCAAACTCTAACTGGCATACACAGAAGACAGTATGACGAAGAATTTAAAAAAAATTATGCCAAAGCATTCTTAAAACGAAAACTTGAAGAACATCCCATCATCCTTCCTGTCTCCCGCGTTCGATTTACAACGGGAATCATTGACCTTGCAAAACGTGGATTAATGCGGAAAGGTTTTCGCAATAAAGACAGAAGAAAGGTAACTGGAATCGATTACGATCTAGTGATCGATTTAAAAGAATCAGAAACCAATAGACCTGTGATTGTTGTGATACCACTCACTGTTCGAATCGTGTGTCGTGATTGTATGGGAAGTGATCCTCACTGTCCTGCTTGTAATGGAAGAGGTAGTTACAAAGGTTATAGAAAGTTAAATGTAGAATTTCCTGTATCCACTCTGATCCCATCAAAAATTTTTGAATTTGATCTTTCCAAATTTCGTCCCGATTCGTTCACCCACTTTAAGAAAAAAAACCTTCGAGTCAAACTACTCGTTCACAAAAATATCCCTTTACGGACAAAGACTGCTGTCTAA